From Hydractinia symbiolongicarpus strain clone_291-10 chromosome 12, HSymV2.1, whole genome shotgun sequence, one genomic window encodes:
- the LOC130622517 gene encoding solute carrier family 12 member 2-like has product MSASVAKDGVNVELTGLLTVSDSRNGNISGSPGLLGSKDSSVKHARFNIEKVTSPTSNDHPHNQSTIHDMDTIGYATHEAVPLTMFYRNEASVPGKARQRPTLAELHKGFDELDEQDGEDVALADTREAEPNIKVKDSQKTASLKFGWVKGVLVPCLLNIWGVILYLRLPWLTGQAGILVVTAIILLSALVTTITTLSMSAICTNGEVKGGGSYFLISRSLGPEFGGSIGIIFSLANAVGVALYVIGFGETVQQLMARSNVVMVDKLNDIRIIGVVVIIFLLIITLIGLDWVIRTQLILLLILVLSMIDYAIGTFSGSLLEDRDVQKAQGFTSYSAQTFSDNFFPEFRGESFFSTFSIFFPAATGILAGVNISGDLKDPQSAIPKGTFTAIGLTTVVYIVLAWMIGASTEKDAMGVIATVVTTIVSNSSSSISTPSPNATTTPATDGGLSCIPNCEYGLLNDYQVMERFSLAGPLVLAGIFAATLSSALASLVGSPKTFQAVCRDGVFKGLEFFGKGTGANQEPRRAYVLTFFISTGFILIGQLDLIAPIISNFFLMSYALINYSVFAASLGRSPGWRPSFRYYNMWLSLLGCVVCVGIMFLINWWAALVTIVIVMTLYKYVDYKKPEINWGSSGQAHAYIKALKFAHSLNKTDQHVKNFRPQCLVLVDAPSNRQNLIYFVSYLTKHVGLMICGQVIVKAEGMGEINCLPQEKWLRLKKIKAFMAVTAAPTVRLGAQALMQCTGLGKLRPNIIVLGFKHSWQTDLKEKVEDYINIIHDSFEAKYNVAILRMPSGVVIDEGSDGEYDEELDRELEGAFQSEASLRAMEEDSADFLTLPEDVRTQNGSNTVTPTLNRSGSAKRRKNTEQKNETILSMEENVKGYIDVWWMFDDGGLTMLLPYLLSRNKKWKGCSLRVLTPVADKKLKSNQVRMASLLKKFRIAFSGIVEVEGVNARPAQQNIDRFRNLPWLKNELDADEPLDKKTLRQIRLGELMREYSQEAKLVVMTMPVPRKSVVSNFMYMSWLDVISEGLDAPIFLVRGNQTSVLTFYS; this is encoded by the exons ATGAGCGCAAGTGTGGCCAAGGATGGAGTCAACGTCGAGTTAACTGGTCTCCTCACTGTATCCGATAGTAGAAACGGTAATATATCGGGTTCACCGGGATTGCTTGGTAGCAAGGACTCTAGTGTAAAACATGCACGGTTTAATATCGAAAAAGTGACGTCACCGACAAGTAATGATCATCCGCACAACCAAAGCACGATTCACGATATGGACACGATCGGATACGCAACGCACGAAGCTGTCCCACTCACCATGTTTTATAGAAACGAGGCGTCTGTTCCTGGAAAGGCAAGGCAGCGACCAACCCTAGCCGAACTGCACAAAGGTTTTGACGAACTGGATGAACAAGAC GGTGAAGACGTCGCTCTAGCAGACACGAGAGAAGCGGAGCCAAACATCAAAGTAAAAGATTCTCAAAAAACAGCAAGTTTGAAATTCGGTTGGGTAAAAGGTGTCTTGGTGCCTTGCTTACTCAACATATGGGGTGTCATCTTGTACTTGAGGTTGCCATGGTTAACCGGACAAGCTGGTATTCTCGTAGTGACTGCGATCATCTTACTCTCTGCACTTGTGACCACGATCACAACTCTCTCTATGTCGGCTATTTGCACAAATGGCGAGGTGAAAGGAG GAGGATCATATTTCTTGATCTCGAGGAGCCTTGGTCCTGAATTTGGTGGTTCAATTGGTATTATATTCTCGCTTGCAAATGCTGTCGGTGTAGCTCTATATGTCATCGGGTTTGGCGAAACAGTTCAACAGTTAATGGCGCGTTCGAATGTTGTTATGGTGGACAAATTAAACGACATTCGAATTATCGGCGTCgttgttattattttcttattgatcaTTACGCTGATTGGCTTGGATTGGGTGATTCGAACTCAACTTATTCTATTGCTAATTCTAGTGTTATCTATGATCGACTATGCCATTGGAACGTTCAGTGGATCACTACTAGAAGACAGAGACGTTCAAAAAGCGCAGGGTTTTACCTCCTATTCTGCACAAACTTTTAGTGACAATTTCTTCCCAGAATTCCGCGGCGAGTCTTTCTTTTCTACATTTTCTATATTCTTCCCAGCCGCCACCGGTATATTGGCCGGTGTGAATATCTCTGGAGATTTGAAAGACCCTCAGTCCGCTATACCGAAAGGCACGTTCACAGCAATTGGTCTAACTACAGTGGTGTATATTGTTCTAGCTTGGATGATTGGTGCTTCTACGGAAAAGGACGCAATGGGCGTAATAGCAACCGTTGTCACAACAATAGTTTCTAACTCCAGTTCATCTATTTCAACACCTTCACCTAACGCTACGACCACCCCAGCAACTGATGGCGGTCTGTCTTGCATACCTAACTGTGAATATGGACTTTTAAATGACTACCAGGTCATGGAACGATTTTCGTTAGCCGGACCACTCGTCCTAGCTGGTATATTCGCAGCCACGCTTTCGTCTGCGTTGGCCAGTTTAGTTGGCTCGCCTAAAACGTTTCAAGCAGTTTGTCGTGATGGTGTGTTCAAAGGCTTAGAGTTTTTCGGTAAAGGAACCGGAGCCAACCAGGAACCAAGGCGTGCATACGTACTTACTTTCTTTATTAGCACTGGTTTTATTTTAATCGGCCAACTTGACCTAATAGCCCCTATTATATCgaatttttttctaatgtccTACGCGTTGATCAACTATTCGGTATTCGCTGCTTCACTGGGAAGATCACCTGGGTGGAGGCCATCATTTAGGTACTACAACATGTGGCTCTCCTTGCTTGGTTGCGTGGTGTGCGTTGGGATAATGTTTTTAATCAATTGGTGGGCTGCACTTGTTACTATCGTGATTGTAATGACACTTTACAAGTACGTGGACTACAAAAAGCCGGAG ATTAACTGGGGTTCATCTGGTCAGGCACATGCATACATCAAAGCGTTAAAGTTCGCTCATTCGTTGAACAAAACAGACCAGCACGTGAAAAACTTTCGTCCACAATGTCTGGTACTTGTCGACGCGCCATCGAATCGACAGAATTTGATTTACTTTGTGTCTTATTTAACCAAACATGTTGGACTGATGATATGTGGACAGGTTATCGTTAAAGCAGAAGGGATGGGCGAGATAAATTGCCTGCCACAAGAGAAGTGGTTGAGACTTAAAAAGATCAAAGCCTTTATGGCCGTCACAGCAG CGCCCACTGTTCGCCTCGGCGCCCAGGCATTAATGCAATGCACAGGATTGGGGAAATTGAGACCAAACATCATTGTTCTTGGCTTCAAACACAGCTGGCAAACTGACTTGAAGGAAAAAGTTGAAGATTACATCAATATCATCCACGATTCTTTCGAAGCAAAGTATAATGTCGCCATCTTGCGCATGCCCAGTG GTGTTGTTATAGACGAGGGTTCCGATGGAGAGTATGACGAAGAGCTTGATAGAGAGCTTGAAGGTGCTTTTCAGAGCGAAGCAAGTTTGCGTGCTATGGAAGAAGACTCAGCCGACTTTTTGACTCTTCCTGAAGATGTTAGAACTCAAAATGGTAGCAACACTGTGACGCCTACATTAAATCGATCAGGTAGTGcaaaacgaagaaaaaacactgaacaaaaaaatgaaacgattcttTCCATGGAGGAGAACGTGAAGGGTTATATCGATGTATGGTGGATGTTTGATGATGGTG gtTTGACCATGTTACTGCCATACTTACTGTctcgaaataaaaaatggaaggGATGTTCTTTGCGTGTTTTAACACCGGTAGCCGATAAAAAGCTGAAATCGAACCAAGTACGCATGGCAAGTCTGTTGAAAAAATTTCGTATTGCGTTTTCGGGTATCGTCGAAGTTGAAGGTGTAAACGCCAGACCAGCCCAACAAAATATCGACAGGTTCCGTAATTTACCGTGGCTTAAGAATGAACTCGATGCTGATGAACCATTGGATAAAAAAACGCTGCGTCAGATACGCTTAGGTGAATTGATGAGAGAATATTCGCAGGAAGCGAAACTTGTTGTCATGACGATGCCGGTACCGAGAAAAAGTGTCGTGTCTAATTTTATGTATATGAGTTGGTTAGACGTGATATCAGAAGGCTTAGATGCACCAATATTTTTAGTTCGTGGTAACCAGACTAGTGTACTAACATTTTATTCGTAA
- the LOC130622519 gene encoding uncharacterized protein LOC130622519, with amino-acid sequence MIFKIRMDIDKLENLFFYSLYRRHRRHHRRHRHHHRRHHHRRHHHHRRHRRHHHHHRRHHLIILSSSSSSSSSSSSSSSSSSSSSSSSSSSSSSSSSSSSSSSSSSSSSSSSSSSSSSSSSSSSLLIIFIIIKLGSQRTREYVPAEAIYYFSIYKRHQNI; translated from the exons atgatatttaAGATTAGGATGGATATTGATAAActcgaaaatttatttttttacagcctttatcgtcgtcatcgtcgtcatcatcgtcgtcatcgtcatcatcatcgtcgtcatcatcatcgtcgtcatcatcatcatcgtcgtcatcgtcgtcatcatcatcatcatcgtcgtcATCATCTTATCATCTTatcatcgtcgtcatcgtcatcgtcatcgtcatcgtcatcgtcatcgtcatcgtcatcgtcatcgtcatcgtcatcgtcatcgtcatcgtcatcgtcatcatcatcatcatcatcatcatcatcatcatcatcatcatcatcatcatcatcatcatcatcatcatcatcatcatcatcatcattattaataatttttattataattaaaCTTGGATCTCAAAGAACACGTGAATATGTACCAGCTGAAGCCATATATTATTTCTCAATATACAAG AGGCATCAAAACATTTAG